From a single Oreochromis niloticus isolate F11D_XX linkage group LG4, O_niloticus_UMD_NMBU, whole genome shotgun sequence genomic region:
- the LOC100696004 gene encoding putative C-type lectin domain family 20 member A, producing MKISHHFDSVSQSCFVPVSTWGRYKEEDVHSHPPAASLFSCIWVSAEVYTDSERTTWENAQAFCREHHTDLVTIRNEQENGIFRGYGWIGLYCENSSSIWKWSTGDELATYTKWDSNEPQTDTHCAWRFSDKWETDGCDDIHSFMCYDDLILVKENKTWEEALVHCRSLDGGNTEDPASSYWNYSYDLATLITPYDHTYAREKVQEATTDEVWTGLCNPPGEWLWVSGEQMQYKNIPSCPTNGFCGVLEKRGTTSFQIRDCKLRRNFFCYKRI from the exons ATGAAAATTTCTCACCATTTTGATTCTGTGTCTCAAAGCTGTTTTGTTCCAGTCTCCACCTGGGGAAGATATAAAGAGGAAGATGTGCATTCTCATCCCCCTGCTGCTTCTCTGTTCTCCTGCATATGGGTATCTGCTGAGGTTTACACTGACTCTGAGAGGACAACCTGGGAAAATGCACAGGCATTCTGCAGGGAGCACCACACTGACCTGGTCACAATTAGAAATGAGCAAGAGAATGGAATTTTCAGAGGCTATGGCTGGATTGGACTATATTGCGAGAACAGCTCAAGTATATGGAAATGGTCCACAGGAGATGAACTGGCAACCTACACCAAATGGGACAGTAATG AACCACAGACAGATACACACTGCGCATGGAGGTTTTCTGACAAATGGGAGACAGACGGTTGTGATGACATTCATTCTTTCATGTGCTATGATGACCTGATTTTGGTGAAGGAGAATAAGACATGGGAGGAGGCATTAGTACACTGTAGGTCTCTGGATGGAGGGAACACAGAAGATCCAGCCTCTTCATACTGGAACTATAGCTATGACCTGGCAACCCTGATCACTCCATATGACCACACGTATGCACGAGAGAAAGTGCAAGAGGCTACCACTGATGAG GTGTGGACAGGCTTGTGTAACCCACCTGGTGAGTGGCTGTGGGTGAGTGGAGAACAGATgcaatataagaatattccaaGCTGCCCGACTAACGGCTTCTGTGGCGTCCTGGAGAAAAGAGGCACAACATCTTTCCAAATAAGAGACTGCAAACTTCGAAGGAACTTCTTCTGTTACAAAAGGATTTGA